From the Oleiharenicola lentus genome, one window contains:
- a CDS encoding MFS transporter, translated as MTTTPPARLSFREKFAYGLGDTACNFCFQAINIFLAIYYTDTFGLDAAAAGTLMFVVPLVVAFLNPVIGALADRTETRWGKFRPYILWGALPLGVLAWVLFASPSLSPGGRLAYAYVTYTLILVVYAVVNTPYGALMGVMSPSSDDRTSLNSYRFACAFLGAFLIGGFVPDLKAALTPAGGSAADGYRNTMAIFAVLSVAMLLFTFWNTRERVVNPPEQKSSLREDLGDLKSNWPWMVLFFVGFLNLANVGLRSGAGAYYFKYVHGNEAAMGNFNKVGFLCFIAGALATKLFTARWSRRSLLIVLTLVNGGGMFACYFVDPQNLPLLYACNIIASFAAGPTPAIVWSLYADTADYGEWKFRRRATGLLISAMVLAHKMSMALGGAMIGWLLAYYGFVANLDQTPRVLHGISLIFNVLPGILALGAGLVSILYPLDEAKMKEIERELAARKGVPAPA; from the coding sequence GTGACCACCACTCCCCCCGCCCGTCTCTCCTTCCGGGAAAAGTTCGCCTACGGCCTCGGCGACACCGCCTGCAATTTTTGCTTCCAGGCGATCAACATCTTCCTGGCGATCTACTACACGGACACCTTCGGGCTCGATGCCGCCGCCGCCGGCACGCTCATGTTCGTCGTCCCGCTCGTCGTCGCCTTTCTCAATCCGGTCATCGGCGCGCTCGCCGACCGCACCGAGACCCGCTGGGGCAAGTTCCGGCCTTATATTCTTTGGGGCGCACTGCCCCTCGGGGTGCTGGCCTGGGTGCTCTTCGCCAGCCCTTCGCTCAGCCCGGGCGGCCGGCTGGCCTACGCCTACGTCACTTACACGCTCATCCTGGTGGTGTATGCGGTCGTGAACACGCCCTACGGCGCGCTGATGGGTGTGATGTCGCCCTCCTCCGATGACCGCACCTCGCTCAATTCCTACCGCTTTGCCTGCGCCTTTCTCGGCGCCTTCCTGATCGGCGGCTTCGTGCCCGACCTGAAGGCGGCGCTCACGCCCGCCGGCGGCTCGGCGGCCGACGGGTACCGCAACACCATGGCGATCTTCGCCGTGCTTTCGGTTGCCATGCTCCTGTTCACCTTCTGGAACACGCGGGAGCGCGTGGTGAACCCGCCCGAGCAGAAAAGCTCGCTGCGCGAGGACCTCGGCGACCTGAAGTCAAACTGGCCGTGGATGGTCCTCTTTTTCGTCGGCTTCCTGAATCTCGCCAACGTCGGCCTGCGCAGCGGCGCCGGCGCCTACTACTTCAAGTATGTCCACGGCAACGAGGCGGCCATGGGCAATTTCAACAAGGTCGGCTTCCTTTGCTTCATCGCGGGCGCGCTGGCGACGAAGCTCTTCACCGCGCGCTGGTCGCGCCGCTCGCTCCTGATCGTGCTGACCCTGGTCAACGGGGGCGGCATGTTCGCCTGCTACTTCGTGGATCCGCAGAACCTGCCGCTCCTCTACGCCTGCAACATCATCGCAAGCTTCGCGGCCGGCCCGACCCCCGCCATCGTGTGGTCGCTCTACGCCGACACCGCCGACTATGGCGAATGGAAGTTCCGCCGTCGCGCCACCGGTCTGCTTATCTCGGCCATGGTGCTCGCCCACAAGATGAGCATGGCGCTCGGCGGCGCCATGATCGGCTGGCTCCTGGCCTACTACGGCTTCGTCGCCAACCTCGATCAAACCCCGCGGGTGCTGCACGGCATATCCCTCATTTTCAACGTGCTCCCCGGGATCCTCGCGCTGGGCGCCGGTCTCGTCTCGATCCTCTACCCGCTCGATGAGGCCAAGATGAAGGAGATCGAGCGCGAACTCGCCGCCCGCAAGGGCGTGCCCGCCCCGGCCTGA
- a CDS encoding ABC transporter permease — protein sequence MSDPTPKTSWLRHALTAFGPLIGLAAVCVLFAALRFETFVTRDNFAIILQQTAVIGVTALGMTLIIVAGGIDLSVGSIIALGTVVIALLLQQGASPLVAALGGIGVSALCGAISGLLITRLRLLPFVVTLGMMGALRGAAKGVANEQPVYPDETWLNGLMQLGGVGGLPGGVWLMLVLAVLVALAMRYTRFGRHVFAVGSNELTARLCGVPVERVKVLVYLLGGVFAGLGAVLQFAYLTGGDPTTAVGLELNIIAAVVIGGASLAGGQGTITGTLVGALIMSVVANGCTKLGLSNWVQEIVTGGIIIAAVLLDYLRRRTEQK from the coding sequence ATGTCTGACCCCACCCCCAAAACCTCTTGGCTGCGCCACGCGCTCACCGCCTTCGGGCCGCTCATCGGGCTTGCGGCCGTGTGCGTGCTCTTCGCCGCGCTGCGCTTCGAGACCTTTGTCACGCGCGACAACTTCGCCATCATCCTCCAGCAGACGGCCGTCATCGGCGTGACGGCGCTGGGCATGACGCTCATCATCGTCGCCGGTGGCATCGATCTCTCCGTTGGATCCATCATCGCGCTCGGCACGGTGGTCATTGCACTGCTGCTCCAGCAGGGGGCTTCACCTTTGGTCGCCGCGTTGGGTGGCATCGGGGTGTCGGCTTTGTGCGGTGCCATTTCCGGTCTGCTTATCACCCGCCTGCGCCTGCTGCCCTTCGTGGTCACGCTCGGGATGATGGGCGCCCTGCGCGGCGCGGCCAAAGGCGTGGCCAACGAGCAGCCGGTGTATCCCGACGAGACCTGGCTCAACGGTCTCATGCAGCTCGGCGGCGTCGGCGGCCTGCCGGGCGGCGTCTGGCTGATGCTGGTGCTGGCGGTGCTGGTGGCGCTGGCCATGCGCTACACGCGCTTCGGCCGTCATGTTTTTGCCGTCGGCTCCAACGAACTCACCGCCCGTCTCTGCGGCGTGCCGGTCGAGCGGGTGAAGGTCCTCGTTTATCTCCTCGGCGGCGTCTTTGCCGGCCTGGGTGCCGTGCTGCAGTTTGCATATCTCACGGGCGGCGACCCCACGACGGCCGTTGGACTTGAGCTCAACATCATCGCCGCGGTCGTCATCGGCGGCGCCAGCCTCGCTGGCGGGCAGGGGACGATCACCGGCACGCTGGTCGGTGCGCTCATCATGAGCGTCGTGGCCAACGGCTGCACGAAGCTTGGTCTCTCCAACTGGGTGCAGGAGATCGTGACCGGCGGCATCATCATCGCCGCCGTCCTCCTCGACTACCTGCGCCGGCGCACGGAGCAGAAGTAA
- a CDS encoding TonB-dependent siderophore receptor, with translation MNLKQRSAYYAGLMIGAAALSTWPLVASAQQAATSSTPTKEEEEKVVHLSPFVVTTTKDKGYLATNSISGTRLDTAIKELPMPIEVITEQFLRDTGSTDLRQSLRYSAGIILQSQNDQGSNAFSGAGGVHNPEGVTANKTQSSYKIRGYISDVVLRDGYRRQSATDSINIGRVEVIRGPAALLYGIGNFGGIVNYLPKTPQSKQHTDLGLVYGSHDFKRAWLDTTGPLMGDGKAAYRVTAAWQDGGDHTELFNENHWFISPSVNFKPFPKTDITVDFEAGEQEMTGLGFLSVRARSDIDGIGQADRLQSSGFVEFAGKDNRTFRWSGPDTFRRSYSDNLRIQLTQELVPGLNLLAGYNRSNVDFYVRDVNGSMRQNIGPVALRDTITVIPIDVANGSSEFSRSQAPNTIFEYLWSHNKEENTREQARVELNWAFKLFEDRKWLKIDNSFLVGRSVEKADRMTRLNRNPNSLFNYKKPTDTSYIRYGKQGDGTPDVGTLDINRINAMAENTGDYAIYQGKFLDDRLVLVAGLRRDKNDNTVDTAVFHPTPSTSSVSRPSQSEDTKQFGVTFRITPRISVYALQAEGLQPNFDGLRDPAGDPLGPTIAKSKEVGMKVDFFEGRISGTISKFKIERSGVPFGQWWMPTLKNTFDANRPIIYNVGNFSPGSVPGGSNGGNGAADAALPQWNAGVTAGAIYQKNGQWYVNASQTTGAAYLDRVFNLTKTTNPGWPGWLYIADAETNNSWEDRGDGNGYQSYVQQQDESDGWDAQLMFTPNDNIQVVLSYAHTKRTITNPGKFIKYPHPENRWAIWYFPDSNWGLTGYSLDEVYTDPADTSTWTGIGWGAGQSRDDTPKHSVSGWASYRFTEGRLNGLTFGIGGQWESEREYFSGITVAGQKQTNGKGELTILKHKARLNTDLMVRYPFKISDRDAFVQLNVNNIADDKDLYGLIYAPGRNIKVEFGYSF, from the coding sequence ATGAACCTCAAACAGCGTTCCGCCTACTACGCGGGATTAATGATTGGCGCGGCCGCGCTTTCGACGTGGCCGCTCGTGGCTTCCGCCCAGCAGGCGGCCACATCTTCGACTCCGACCAAGGAGGAAGAGGAAAAAGTCGTGCACCTGTCCCCCTTCGTCGTCACCACGACCAAGGACAAGGGCTACCTCGCCACCAACTCCATCTCCGGCACGCGCCTCGACACGGCGATCAAGGAGCTGCCGATGCCCATTGAGGTCATCACCGAGCAGTTCCTGCGCGACACCGGTTCCACCGACCTGCGCCAGAGCCTCCGCTACAGCGCCGGCATCATCCTGCAGTCGCAAAACGACCAGGGTTCCAATGCCTTCTCGGGTGCGGGCGGCGTCCACAACCCCGAGGGCGTCACGGCCAACAAGACCCAGTCGTCCTACAAGATTCGCGGCTACATTTCCGACGTGGTTCTGCGCGACGGCTACCGCCGCCAGAGCGCGACCGATTCGATCAACATCGGCCGCGTGGAGGTCATCCGCGGACCGGCCGCGCTGCTTTACGGCATCGGCAACTTCGGCGGCATTGTGAACTACCTGCCGAAGACCCCGCAATCCAAGCAGCACACGGACCTCGGCCTCGTCTATGGCAGCCATGACTTCAAGCGCGCCTGGCTCGACACCACCGGCCCCCTCATGGGCGACGGCAAGGCCGCCTACCGGGTCACCGCCGCCTGGCAGGACGGCGGCGACCACACCGAGCTCTTCAACGAGAATCACTGGTTCATCTCCCCCAGCGTCAACTTCAAGCCCTTCCCCAAGACCGACATCACGGTCGACTTCGAGGCGGGCGAACAGGAAATGACCGGTCTCGGCTTCCTGAGCGTGCGCGCCCGGTCCGACATCGACGGCATCGGCCAGGCCGACCGCCTCCAGAGCTCCGGCTTCGTCGAGTTTGCCGGCAAGGACAACCGCACCTTCCGCTGGTCCGGTCCCGACACCTTCCGCCGCTCCTATTCGGACAATCTCCGGATCCAGCTCACGCAGGAGCTCGTGCCGGGCCTGAACCTGCTCGCCGGTTACAACCGCTCCAACGTGGATTTCTACGTGCGGGACGTGAACGGCTCCATGCGGCAGAACATCGGCCCCGTCGCCCTCCGCGACACCATCACCGTGATCCCGATCGACGTGGCCAACGGCAGCAGCGAGTTCTCCCGCTCGCAGGCGCCCAACACGATCTTCGAATACCTCTGGTCGCACAACAAGGAGGAGAACACCCGTGAGCAGGCCCGCGTCGAACTCAACTGGGCGTTCAAGCTGTTTGAGGACCGCAAGTGGCTCAAGATCGACAACAGCTTCCTCGTGGGCCGTTCCGTCGAGAAGGCCGACCGCATGACCCGGCTGAATCGCAACCCGAACAGCCTCTTCAACTACAAGAAGCCCACGGACACCTCCTACATCCGCTACGGCAAGCAGGGCGACGGCACGCCCGATGTGGGCACGCTGGACATCAACCGCATCAACGCCATGGCGGAAAACACCGGCGACTACGCGATTTATCAGGGCAAATTCCTCGATGATCGCCTGGTGCTCGTAGCCGGCCTCCGCCGCGACAAGAATGACAACACCGTGGACACCGCGGTCTTCCACCCGACGCCCAGCACCAGCTCGGTCAGCCGGCCTTCCCAGAGCGAGGACACCAAGCAGTTCGGCGTGACCTTCCGGATCACCCCGCGCATCAGTGTTTACGCGCTCCAAGCCGAGGGCCTGCAGCCCAACTTCGACGGCCTCCGTGATCCCGCGGGCGATCCCCTCGGGCCCACGATCGCCAAGAGCAAGGAGGTCGGCATGAAGGTTGATTTCTTCGAGGGCCGCATTTCCGGCACGATCAGCAAGTTCAAGATCGAGCGCTCCGGCGTGCCCTTCGGCCAGTGGTGGATGCCCACGTTGAAGAACACCTTCGACGCGAACCGCCCCATCATCTACAACGTCGGCAACTTCAGCCCCGGCAGCGTGCCCGGCGGCAGCAACGGCGGCAACGGCGCCGCCGACGCCGCCCTCCCGCAATGGAACGCCGGCGTCACGGCGGGCGCCATCTACCAGAAAAACGGCCAATGGTATGTCAACGCCTCCCAGACCACCGGCGCGGCGTATCTCGACCGCGTGTTCAACCTGACCAAGACCACCAACCCCGGCTGGCCGGGCTGGCTCTACATCGCGGACGCCGAGACCAACAACAGCTGGGAAGACCGCGGTGACGGCAACGGCTACCAGTCCTATGTGCAGCAGCAGGACGAATCCGACGGTTGGGACGCCCAGCTGATGTTCACGCCCAACGACAACATCCAGGTGGTGCTGAGCTACGCCCACACCAAGCGCACCATCACCAACCCGGGCAAGTTCATCAAGTATCCGCATCCCGAGAACCGCTGGGCCATCTGGTATTTCCCGGACAGCAACTGGGGCCTCACCGGCTACTCCCTGGACGAGGTCTACACCGACCCGGCTGACACCTCCACCTGGACCGGCATCGGCTGGGGCGCGGGCCAGAGCCGCGACGACACGCCGAAGCACTCGGTCAGCGGCTGGGCCAGCTACCGCTTCACCGAGGGCAGGCTCAACGGCCTGACCTTTGGCATCGGCGGCCAGTGGGAATCCGAGCGCGAGTATTTCTCGGGCATCACGGTCGCGGGTCAGAAGCAGACCAACGGCAAGGGCGAGCTCACCATCCTCAAGCACAAGGCCCGCCTCAACACCGACCTCATGGTCCGCTATCCGTTCAAGATCAGCGACCGCGACGCGTTCGTGCAGCTCAACGTCAACAACATCGCGGACGACAAGGACCTCTACGGCCTGATCTACGCCCCCGGGCGCAACATCAAGGTCGAGTTCGGCTACAGCTTCTAA
- a CDS encoding sugar ABC transporter ATP-binding protein, whose product MNAILQLTDIRKRFGATVALDGVSFEVAPGEVHALVGENGAGKSTLMKVLSGAHAADSGSMTLAGAAYAPEGPLQARRAGVVMVNQELAIAPHLSVAENIVLGAEPGRGGLVKHAESRRIAGAALTELGRPDIPLHVPAGTLSIAEQQLVEIARALALGCRVLVLDEPTSSLTQADVQKLFALVRRLREQGKSVIYISHFLEEVSALSDRYTVLRDGRSVATGRTADITMDKIAQLMVGRTVDELYVRHARTPGEPLLTVDNLAGPVKPASASLQLRRGEVLGLAGLVGAGRSELLRAIFALDEVRAGSVRVGVHAGPASPLLRWKQGLGILSEDRKTEGLALNLSLENNLTLPRLDPFIRPAALAAETASWITKLGVRCAGPGQPIGALSGGNQQKIALGRLLRNGADVLLLDEPTRGVDIGAKQNIYRLIDELAGSGKAVLMVSSYLPELLGTCDRIAVMCRGVLGPARPVGEWTEHGIMLAATGTAAGAEN is encoded by the coding sequence ATGAACGCCATCCTCCAGCTCACCGACATCCGCAAGCGCTTCGGCGCGACGGTGGCGCTGGATGGCGTGAGCTTCGAGGTCGCGCCCGGCGAAGTCCATGCGCTCGTCGGCGAAAACGGCGCGGGCAAGAGCACGCTCATGAAGGTCCTCTCCGGCGCGCATGCGGCCGACTCCGGCTCCATGACGCTGGCCGGCGCCGCTTATGCACCGGAGGGTCCGCTCCAGGCGCGCCGCGCCGGGGTGGTGATGGTCAACCAGGAGCTGGCCATCGCACCGCACCTGAGCGTGGCGGAAAACATCGTGCTCGGCGCCGAGCCCGGCCGCGGCGGCCTCGTGAAACACGCCGAGTCGCGCCGCATCGCCGGAGCCGCGCTGACCGAACTCGGCCGGCCCGACATCCCGCTGCACGTGCCGGCGGGCACGCTGAGCATCGCGGAGCAGCAGCTCGTGGAGATCGCCCGCGCCCTCGCGCTGGGTTGTCGCGTGCTCGTGCTCGACGAGCCGACCAGCAGCCTCACGCAGGCGGACGTGCAGAAGCTCTTCGCCCTCGTCCGTCGCCTGCGGGAGCAGGGCAAGTCCGTTATCTACATCTCGCACTTCCTCGAGGAGGTGTCGGCGCTTTCCGACCGCTACACCGTGTTGCGCGACGGCCGGAGCGTGGCCACGGGCCGCACCGCCGACATCACGATGGACAAGATCGCCCAGCTCATGGTCGGGCGGACGGTAGACGAGCTTTATGTGCGCCACGCCCGCACGCCCGGCGAGCCGCTCCTGACCGTGGACAACCTCGCCGGCCCCGTGAAGCCGGCCTCCGCGTCGTTGCAGCTGCGGCGCGGCGAGGTGCTCGGCCTGGCCGGCCTGGTCGGCGCGGGCCGCAGCGAATTGCTGCGCGCGATCTTCGCGCTCGACGAGGTACGCGCCGGTTCCGTGCGCGTGGGTGTGCACGCCGGTCCGGCCTCGCCGCTGCTGCGCTGGAAACAGGGCCTCGGCATACTCAGCGAGGACCGCAAGACCGAGGGCCTCGCGCTCAACCTGAGCCTGGAGAACAATCTCACGCTCCCGCGCCTCGACCCTTTTATCCGACCGGCCGCTCTGGCGGCGGAGACGGCCTCCTGGATCACGAAGCTCGGCGTGCGTTGCGCCGGTCCCGGTCAGCCAATCGGCGCGTTGTCCGGCGGCAACCAGCAGAAGATCGCCCTCGGCCGCCTCCTGCGCAACGGCGCCGACGTGCTCCTGCTCGACGAACCCACGCGCGGCGTGGACATCGGCGCGAAGCAGAACATCTACCGTCTGATCGACGAGCTCGCCGGCTCCGGCAAGGCCGTGCTCATGGTCAGCAGCTACCTGCCCGAGCTCCTCGGCACCTGCGATCGCATCGCCGTGATGTGCCGCGGCGTGCTCGGCCCCGCCCGCCCGGTGGGAGAGTGGACCGAACACGGCATCATGCTCGCGGCAACGGGGACGGCCGCCGGAGCGGAGAACTGA
- a CDS encoding glycoside hydrolase family 16 protein has protein sequence MKPHRIFTARSSRSFARVLQRVWADAIPCAKRLLPCVLWALLLPSLSAAPSGWDLVWSDEFDSGTQPDPAKWSYDVGGKGWGNREKQFYTDARSENARIEKGHLILEARREKWEGNDYTSARLVTKNKGDWTYGRFEIRAKVPLGRGTWPAIWMLPTKWDLGNGDWPDVGEIDIMEHVGYDPGVVHASTHSQKHQWRINTQRTAKIEVPDAGEAFHTYTLEWDEDEIRMFVDDRHYFTSRKEGGDWTSWPFFRPFHLVLNVAVGGDWGGAQGIDETIWPRRMEVDYVRVYRRKVP, from the coding sequence ATGAAACCCCACCGGATCTTCACCGCCCGCTCCTCCCGTAGCTTCGCCCGCGTTCTCCAACGCGTTTGGGCCGATGCAATTCCCTGCGCGAAACGGCTTCTTCCGTGTGTTCTGTGGGCACTTCTGCTGCCTTCCCTCTCCGCCGCCCCCTCCGGCTGGGACCTCGTCTGGTCCGACGAATTTGACTCTGGCACGCAGCCCGATCCCGCCAAGTGGAGCTACGACGTAGGCGGCAAGGGCTGGGGCAACCGCGAGAAACAGTTCTACACCGACGCCCGCTCGGAAAACGCCCGCATCGAAAAAGGCCATCTCATCCTCGAGGCGCGCCGCGAGAAGTGGGAAGGCAACGACTACACCTCCGCGCGCCTCGTCACGAAGAACAAGGGCGACTGGACCTACGGCCGCTTCGAGATCCGCGCGAAGGTCCCGCTCGGCCGCGGCACCTGGCCCGCCATCTGGATGCTCCCGACCAAATGGGACCTCGGCAACGGCGACTGGCCCGACGTGGGTGAGATCGACATCATGGAACACGTCGGCTACGACCCCGGCGTCGTCCATGCCTCGACGCATTCGCAGAAGCACCAGTGGCGCATCAACACCCAGCGCACGGCCAAAATCGAGGTGCCCGATGCCGGCGAGGCCTTTCACACCTACACACTGGAATGGGACGAGGACGAAATCCGCATGTTCGTGGACGACCGTCACTACTTCACCTCGCGCAAGGAGGGCGGCGACTGGACCTCGTGGCCGTTTTTCCGTCCGTTCCACCTCGTGCTCAACGTCGCCGTCGGCGGCGATTGGGGCGGCGCCCAGGGCATCGACGAGACCATCTGGCCGCGCCGGATGGAAGTGGACTATGTGCGCGTTTACCGGAGGAAAGTCCCCTGA
- a CDS encoding glycoside hydrolase family 16 protein, with product MTPSGRTIIWRDEFDQPLGTGPDSARWSHDLGASGWGNAELQAYTAERANSEVVEDAAALNGRALVIRAVRDAAGGYTSARLNTQGKFSITHGRVEARLKLPRGQGIWPAFWMLGDGFGRVPWPACGEIDIMEMIGHQPGTLYGTLHGPGYSAGEGLVKFTELPAGTTFADAYHVFAVDWQPGRIDWLLDGKLYHTLTPSNLPKGAPWVFDDTPFFLLLNLAVGGKWPGYPDATTEFPQEYRIDYVRVYSLA from the coding sequence GTGACGCCTTCCGGCCGGACGATCATCTGGCGGGATGAGTTCGACCAGCCGCTGGGCACCGGGCCCGATTCCGCCCGCTGGTCGCACGACCTTGGCGCGAGCGGCTGGGGCAACGCCGAGTTGCAAGCCTACACGGCGGAGCGCGCGAACAGCGAAGTCGTCGAGGACGCGGCCGCGCTCAACGGCCGCGCGCTCGTCATCCGGGCGGTGCGCGATGCGGCCGGCGGCTACACGTCCGCGCGACTCAACACGCAGGGCAAGTTTTCGATCACCCACGGCCGCGTTGAAGCGCGCCTGAAGCTGCCGCGCGGACAGGGGATCTGGCCGGCCTTCTGGATGCTCGGGGACGGTTTCGGCCGCGTGCCCTGGCCGGCCTGCGGCGAGATCGACATCATGGAGATGATCGGCCACCAGCCCGGCACGCTCTACGGCACGCTGCATGGCCCCGGCTACTCCGCGGGTGAGGGGCTGGTGAAGTTCACCGAGTTGCCCGCCGGCACGACCTTTGCCGATGCCTACCACGTCTTCGCCGTGGATTGGCAGCCGGGTCGCATCGACTGGCTGCTCGACGGCAAACTCTACCACACGCTTACGCCCAGCAACCTGCCGAAGGGTGCGCCCTGGGTCTTCGACGACACGCCGTTCTTCCTCCTGCTCAATCTCGCCGTCGGCGGCAAATGGCCCGGTTATCCCGACGCCACGACGGAGTTCCCGCAGGAATACCGCATTGATTACGTGCGGGTTTACTCGCTCGCGTAG
- a CDS encoding serine hydrolase domain-containing protein has translation MKTPRLVFLFLSLLWLARAADPAALGFDPVRLQRLDQVIERDIAAGQLAGAVMIVKRDGQDAVLKAYGANDVENKVPMRTDAIFRIASMSKAVTTVAALMLYEEGRFLLNDPVGKFIPEFSKSVVAVPPPPGSPADLKYVTVPAKRAITIRDLMTHTAGLGYGWGLVADDYKKANLQGWYLMGHDETLASAMKRLATLPLSAQPGEAFEYGYGTDLLGHLVEVVSGMPLDRFVQERILGPLRMPDTGFFLPKEKAARLAVLYGLEGGKLVRKEDATRSDFIDGPRKLFSGGAGLYSTASDYGRFLQMLLNGGELDGVRLLSPRTVALMHENHTRDLFKWDTKAFGLGFWVNQDPGAQGELMGEGAYGWGSAYFPQYFVDPKERLIGLLMCQLNPDGGNKLNQRFKVTIYQALK, from the coding sequence ATGAAAACACCCCGACTGGTCTTCCTGTTTCTCTCCCTGCTTTGGCTCGCCCGCGCCGCCGACCCGGCCGCGCTGGGATTTGATCCCGTCCGCCTGCAGCGGCTCGACCAGGTCATCGAGCGTGACATCGCCGCCGGGCAGCTCGCCGGCGCGGTGATGATCGTGAAGCGCGACGGGCAGGATGCCGTGCTCAAGGCCTACGGGGCGAACGACGTGGAAAACAAGGTGCCGATGCGCACCGACGCGATCTTCCGCATCGCCTCGATGAGCAAGGCCGTGACGACCGTCGCCGCGCTCATGCTCTACGAGGAGGGCCGTTTCCTGCTCAACGACCCGGTCGGCAAGTTCATCCCGGAATTTTCGAAATCCGTGGTCGCCGTCCCGCCGCCGCCGGGCTCGCCCGCCGACCTCAAATACGTGACGGTGCCCGCCAAGCGCGCGATCACCATCCGCGATCTCATGACCCACACCGCCGGCCTCGGCTACGGCTGGGGGCTGGTGGCCGACGACTACAAGAAGGCCAACCTGCAGGGCTGGTATCTCATGGGCCACGACGAGACGCTCGCCTCCGCGATGAAGCGGCTCGCCACGCTGCCGCTGAGCGCCCAACCGGGCGAGGCCTTCGAATACGGCTACGGCACCGACTTGCTCGGCCACCTCGTCGAGGTGGTGTCGGGCATGCCGCTCGACCGGTTTGTGCAGGAGCGCATCCTGGGCCCGCTGCGGATGCCGGACACCGGTTTCTTTTTGCCGAAGGAGAAGGCCGCACGCCTCGCGGTGCTCTACGGGCTCGAGGGCGGCAAGCTGGTGCGCAAAGAGGACGCCACGCGCAGCGATTTCATTGACGGCCCGCGCAAACTTTTCAGCGGCGGAGCCGGGCTCTATTCCACGGCGTCGGACTACGGCCGTTTTCTCCAGATGCTGCTCAACGGCGGCGAACTCGACGGCGTGCGCCTGCTCAGCCCGCGCACGGTGGCGCTGATGCACGAGAACCACACGCGCGACCTGTTCAAGTGGGACACCAAGGCCTTCGGCCTCGGTTTCTGGGTGAACCAGGATCCCGGCGCGCAGGGCGAGCTGATGGGCGAGGGCGCCTACGGCTGGGGCAGCGCGTATTTCCCGCAGTATTTCGTGGACCCGAAGGAGCGTCTGATCGGCCTGCTCATGTGCCAGCTCAATCCCGACGGCGGCAACAAGCTCAACCAGCGTTTCAAGGTCACGATCTACCAGGCGTTGAAGTAG
- a CDS encoding LacI family DNA-binding transcriptional regulator: MSMSRVNQELIAQRLNLSRATVSRSLANHPAISAETRQRVQELAEKLGYQQTPGRMGRRGRNSRALTVGVLIGVPAGNVVMATFPYILKGIRDRAEIEHVTIDVCYQAPVDFHPETGRQPVIRNMRQGNWRGVILIYPFAEKAVEMISQRLCTVAVLESYNQPGIDIIDTDDASAMVALVERLADAGHKRIGFLSWDYPIGGHWVARRFSGYVEALFLQGLPFRPEWVLNVDKNTPRLSPAQTADAVARIVRENQVTAWVCAADHQAYQLAIDLPLRGLRVPEDVSITGFDGLDPATGQKRITSMRVPHEQIGSAAVTRLVNRIQHPTAPRRKILVEAELVAGETIAKPGGV; encoded by the coding sequence ATGAGCATGTCACGCGTTAACCAGGAACTCATCGCACAACGGCTGAATCTCTCGCGCGCCACCGTCTCGCGCAGCCTCGCCAATCATCCCGCCATCAGTGCAGAAACCCGGCAACGCGTGCAGGAGCTGGCGGAGAAGCTCGGTTACCAGCAGACACCCGGTCGCATGGGGCGCCGCGGCCGCAATTCCCGTGCCCTCACCGTCGGCGTGCTCATCGGCGTCCCCGCGGGCAACGTCGTGATGGCCACCTTCCCCTATATTTTGAAGGGCATCCGGGACCGCGCGGAGATTGAGCATGTCACGATCGACGTCTGCTACCAGGCTCCCGTGGATTTTCACCCTGAGACCGGCCGCCAGCCCGTGATCCGCAACATGCGCCAGGGCAACTGGCGCGGCGTGATCCTGATCTACCCCTTCGCTGAAAAAGCCGTGGAAATGATCTCCCAACGGCTCTGCACGGTCGCCGTGCTCGAGAGCTACAACCAGCCGGGCATCGACATCATCGACACCGACGACGCCTCGGCCATGGTCGCGCTCGTCGAGCGGCTCGCCGATGCCGGACACAAACGCATCGGCTTTCTCTCCTGGGACTACCCGATCGGAGGCCACTGGGTGGCGCGACGCTTCAGCGGCTACGTCGAGGCGCTCTTCCTGCAAGGCCTGCCCTTCCGCCCCGAGTGGGTGCTCAACGTGGACAAGAACACGCCGCGCCTGTCGCCCGCGCAGACGGCCGACGCCGTGGCGCGCATCGTGCGCGAAAACCAGGTCACCGCCTGGGTCTGCGCCGCCGACCACCAGGCCTACCAGCTCGCGATCGACCTGCCGCTGCGCGGCCTGCGCGTGCCCGAGGATGTCTCGATCACCGGCTTCGACGGCCTCGACCCCGCCACGGGCCAGAAGCGCATCACCTCGATGCGCGTGCCGCACGAGCAGATCGGCTCCGCCGCGGTCACGCGCCTGGTGAACCGCATCCAGCACCCCACGGCCCCGCGCCGCAAGATTCTCGTCGAGGCCGAGCTCGTCGCCGGCGAGACGATCGCGAAGCCGGGCGGCGTTTGA